Proteins encoded within one genomic window of Legionella sp. PC997:
- the era gene encoding GTPase Era: MISYCGYIALVGRPNVGKSTLLNCIMQQKVSITSRKPQTTRHSILGIRTEGEYQFVYVDTPGIHQGSKKAMNRMMNKTAISVLRDVDVIAFLVDGTHWQDEDEYVLNLVKQAKVPCVLVVNKVDKIDDKSQLLPWIEQISQKHEFAAIIPISAKTGVQVDELQEKLQNYLPEGPHLFPDDQLTDRPIKFLCAELLREKIFRFCGQELPYSVTVDIESFKDEGTLVRIHALILVDKDNHKRMIIGDKGQKLKEMATNARVDMEKLLGKKVFLQCWCKVKSGWSDDERILKQLGYDN, from the coding sequence ATGATTAGTTATTGTGGTTATATCGCTTTAGTTGGCAGGCCTAATGTGGGTAAATCAACCCTTCTTAATTGTATTATGCAGCAAAAAGTGAGCATTACCTCAAGAAAGCCACAAACAACTCGGCATAGTATCTTAGGGATACGTACTGAAGGTGAATACCAATTTGTTTATGTAGATACTCCTGGAATTCACCAAGGAAGTAAAAAAGCAATGAATCGTATGATGAATAAAACTGCGATTAGTGTATTGCGTGATGTGGATGTGATTGCTTTTTTAGTTGATGGAACGCATTGGCAAGACGAAGATGAATACGTTTTGAATTTAGTAAAACAAGCCAAAGTACCCTGTGTTTTAGTGGTAAATAAAGTGGATAAAATTGATGATAAAAGTCAGTTGTTACCATGGATAGAACAAATAAGTCAAAAACATGAATTTGCAGCAATCATCCCTATATCTGCAAAAACAGGGGTACAGGTGGATGAATTGCAAGAAAAATTACAGAATTATTTGCCTGAGGGGCCTCATTTATTTCCAGATGATCAATTAACTGATCGGCCTATAAAATTTTTATGTGCGGAATTGTTGCGGGAAAAAATTTTCCGCTTTTGCGGACAAGAATTACCTTATTCTGTTACCGTAGATATTGAATCTTTTAAGGATGAAGGCACTCTCGTGCGTATTCATGCATTGATTCTTGTGGATAAAGATAATCACAAACGAATGATCATTGGTGATAAGGGACAAAAGCTAAAAGAAATGGCAACGAATGCACGCGTGGACATGGAAAAACTATTAGGTAAGAAAGTATTCTTACAGTGCTGGTGTAAGGTAAAATCAGGCTGGTCGGATGACGAGCGTATATTAAAACAATTAGGTTATGACAACTAG
- a CDS encoding DNA repair protein RecO, translating into MTTRTIAAWVLHKKWSGDTSAQVSFFTRELGVIQCLYKGGRTPKKQALLQPFTSLWINLAERRERYYVQTTESTSPSLQLTGSSLFAGLYLNEILYYALSRNSSDSALFDAYLFTLNALTLAKERLVIEALLRRFEWTLLHACGYSFSLTQEARTTNLIVPDSYYQFVAGEGFIRDSRGISGAHILALAQDNLNEAPYLKSAKIIMRQAIDHLLGGREIKTRALYLAE; encoded by the coding sequence ATGACAACTAGGACAATAGCAGCTTGGGTTTTACACAAAAAATGGTCTGGGGATACCAGTGCTCAAGTCAGTTTTTTTACACGCGAGCTTGGAGTGATTCAATGTCTTTATAAGGGCGGACGTACCCCTAAAAAACAAGCCCTGTTACAACCTTTTACTTCGTTATGGATCAATCTTGCGGAACGTCGTGAGCGATATTATGTACAAACTACTGAAAGTACTTCCCCATCACTCCAGCTTACAGGCAGCTCGCTTTTTGCAGGTTTATATTTAAACGAAATTCTTTACTATGCCCTCAGTCGCAATTCTTCTGACTCGGCATTATTTGATGCTTATTTATTTACTTTAAATGCCCTTACATTAGCAAAGGAACGATTAGTCATTGAAGCGTTATTAAGACGTTTTGAGTGGACTTTACTGCATGCATGTGGTTATTCCTTTTCATTAACCCAGGAAGCGCGAACAACAAATTTGATTGTCCCTGATTCGTATTATCAATTTGTTGCTGGCGAAGGTTTTATTCGCGACAGCAGAGGAATTTCAGGTGCGCATATTCTTGCCTTGGCACAAGATAACTTAAATGAGGCTCCTTACCTTAAATCAGCAAAAATAATTATGCGTCAAGCAATCGATCATCTTCTGGGTGGACGCGAAATTAAAACAAGGGCTTTGTATCTTGCTGAGTGA
- the pdxJ gene encoding pyridoxine 5'-phosphate synthase: MNKPILLGVNIDHIATVRQARGTRYPDPVQAAIDAEEAGADGITLHMREDLRHIQARDVRLIKEVLQTRMNLELAVTDAMLDFAEEISPEHTCLVPEKREELTTEGGLDVILHQKSVDRAVRRLQSMGSEVSLFIDPDREQIKAAADIGAPVIELHTGCYADATDVEQQQYELSRIQHAAEYAASLNLIVNAGHGLNYHNVQPIASIKELHELNIGHAIIARALFCGMKEAVRHMRQLMQEARLYVNI, from the coding sequence ATGAATAAGCCAATACTATTGGGTGTTAATATTGATCATATAGCTACAGTACGTCAAGCACGTGGTACCCGTTATCCTGATCCTGTTCAAGCGGCTATTGATGCAGAAGAAGCGGGTGCGGATGGCATTACTCTGCATATGAGAGAAGATCTAAGACATATCCAAGCGCGTGATGTACGTTTGATCAAAGAAGTTTTGCAAACACGAATGAATCTTGAATTGGCAGTTACGGATGCCATGCTTGATTTTGCTGAAGAAATTTCACCCGAGCATACGTGTTTGGTCCCGGAAAAACGTGAGGAATTAACTACAGAAGGGGGACTGGATGTAATATTGCACCAAAAATCAGTAGACCGTGCTGTACGACGTTTGCAATCTATGGGTAGTGAAGTATCTTTATTTATTGACCCAGATCGTGAACAGATTAAGGCTGCAGCAGATATTGGTGCTCCTGTTATTGAATTGCACACCGGTTGTTATGCTGATGCTACTGATGTGGAACAGCAACAGTATGAATTATCGAGAATACAACACGCTGCGGAATATGCAGCGAGTTTAAATTTGATTGTCAATGCCGGCCATGGTCTCAATTATCATAATGTGCAACCTATAGCGTCTATTAAAGAATTACATGAACTTAACATAGGCCATGCAATTATTGCCCGAGCTTTATTTTGTGGTATGAAAGAGGCGGTAAGACACATGCGTCAACTAATGCAGGAAGCAAGACTTTATGTCAACATCTGA
- a CDS encoding 2-oxoacid:acceptor oxidoreductase subunit alpha → MSTSDVIVIRITGDSGDGVQLVGEQLTISAALTGRDVRTLPDFPAEIRAPAGTVAGVSGFQLAMAEHAIFTAGESLDVLVALNPAALKNSLQHLNQGGLLIINEDSYQEKDWQKAGMDKSFLDNCAEHYQIVSFPLITQTLQAVSSLELTKPQATKTKNFYVLGLVLWLFDLHTTACESFIAKKFKANAVVAKANQLALLAGYNYAMTLELTRRDYMLGEVNRDVGDYRQITGVEAVGLALATLATSTQIPTLVSGYPITPSSAILHECARLSDFGVQLLQAEDEIAAICACIGAAYGGRLALTTTSGPGLDLKSESLGLAVVAELPLVLLDVQRAGASTGLPTKTSQSDLRQALYGRHGEAPLPVLAAQSAADCFYTTLEAFYLAIKFMTPVIVLLDAYLANAAEPWKIPDVSSLKLPQVEFNRFPKPFTRDEFLSRSWNKPGTPGYIHQLGGLEKQGEEGRVSYDAENHQKMVHLRQQKIDGIAQEYAPLTIEGDANATLILIGWGSTYGSLKSAVQQCLAEGLAIAYVHLRHLNPLPNDLGAILKKYDRVFVAELNSGQLCQIIRARYLVDARAISQSNGQPFTVSHLVNTIKSEANYEQQL, encoded by the coding sequence ATGTCAACATCTGACGTGATTGTTATTCGTATTACCGGAGACTCAGGCGATGGGGTGCAATTGGTGGGAGAACAACTCACCATTAGCGCGGCACTTACCGGCCGAGATGTGCGGACCCTACCTGATTTTCCTGCTGAAATTCGAGCGCCAGCGGGTACTGTAGCGGGAGTTTCTGGTTTCCAACTGGCGATGGCCGAGCATGCTATATTCACCGCAGGTGAGTCGCTTGATGTGCTTGTTGCATTAAATCCAGCCGCATTAAAAAACTCCTTGCAACATCTGAACCAAGGCGGTTTGTTGATTATTAATGAAGACAGTTATCAAGAAAAGGATTGGCAAAAGGCGGGAATGGATAAGAGTTTTCTAGACAATTGTGCCGAACATTATCAAATTGTTTCATTTCCTTTAATCACCCAGACTCTACAGGCCGTGTCTTCGCTGGAATTAACTAAACCGCAAGCCACCAAAACCAAAAATTTTTATGTTTTAGGTTTGGTTTTGTGGTTATTTGATTTGCACACTACCGCATGCGAGTCGTTTATAGCTAAAAAATTCAAAGCAAACGCTGTTGTTGCTAAAGCCAATCAATTGGCTTTATTGGCGGGATATAATTATGCAATGACTTTAGAATTAACTCGCCGCGATTATATGCTAGGTGAAGTGAATCGAGATGTGGGGGATTATCGGCAAATTACAGGGGTCGAGGCAGTGGGATTAGCACTCGCAACACTTGCTACGTCGACACAAATACCGACCTTAGTTTCGGGATATCCAATTACTCCTTCTTCAGCAATCCTGCATGAATGTGCCCGCTTATCTGATTTTGGAGTACAACTTCTGCAAGCAGAAGATGAAATTGCTGCAATTTGTGCTTGTATTGGCGCTGCATATGGCGGGAGGTTGGCTTTAACTACAACCTCCGGTCCTGGATTGGATCTAAAAAGTGAAAGTTTGGGTTTGGCTGTAGTTGCTGAATTACCTTTGGTTTTGCTTGATGTCCAACGGGCTGGAGCTTCGACGGGTTTACCTACGAAAACAAGTCAAAGTGACTTGCGACAAGCACTTTATGGACGTCATGGTGAAGCGCCTTTGCCGGTGCTAGCAGCACAATCCGCAGCCGATTGTTTTTATACGACTTTAGAAGCATTTTATTTAGCCATTAAATTCATGACTCCTGTAATTGTTCTATTGGATGCTTATCTGGCAAATGCTGCTGAGCCGTGGAAAATCCCAGATGTATCTTCTTTAAAATTACCTCAAGTTGAATTTAACCGTTTTCCAAAACCGTTTACTCGGGATGAGTTTTTGAGTCGTAGTTGGAATAAGCCCGGTACTCCAGGATACATTCATCAATTGGGGGGCTTAGAAAAACAAGGTGAAGAGGGACGGGTAAGCTATGATGCTGAGAATCACCAAAAAATGGTTCATTTACGTCAGCAGAAAATCGATGGAATCGCACAAGAGTATGCCCCGTTGACAATTGAAGGGGATGCTAATGCAACCCTCATTTTAATTGGCTGGGGTAGTACCTATGGCAGTTTAAAATCAGCGGTGCAGCAATGTTTGGCAGAAGGGTTGGCGATTGCTTACGTGCATTTACGTCATCTGAATCCTTTGCCGAATGATTTAGGCGCTATTTTGAAAAAATACGATAGGGTATTCGTCGCAGAATTAAACTCTGGACAATTATGCCAAATTATTCGTGCCCGTTATTTGGTTGATGCTCGTGCAATCAGTCAATCGAATGGTCAGCCTTTTACCGTCAGTCATCTGGTGAACACTATAAAATCGGAAGCCAACTATGAACAACAACTATAA